The segment TTTGCCCAccaacatcatcatctctctctctctctctctctctctctctctctctctctcacacacacacacacacacatataaaaGAAACTAAGGTAAGGATCTTTATATCTGCAACAATGGAGATCATAGCCCAATCTAGAGAGATTGGTGTATCATTTAACGAATCTATATATAAGCCATTTGCAATCAGTATCTGAGTAGAGGACCAGACACTGAAAGTCTGGCCCGATCCAGCCTGATTTAGTTGATCCACATTCGAATCAATATCGGGATCAACATtatgggtgtcaattggtcagcTTGGGCTAGTTCGTTGGGCCTAATCCGGCTTCATTATAGGTCAGGCATGATCTCATTTACAAATGATTGGTCGGATTCTGGCCTTTAATCAGGCTACCAATAATAAGGTTAAATAGGCTTTAAAATGGCTAATGAGATGTTTATCTCTAAACAAGCTCTAATTGGGTTATAAATTGActttaaatgtgtcgggctagTAGAGTTATAAGTCGATCGATCCCATGCATCGAGAACAACCATTTATAATTAGGTTAGGATtcagcccgacacgtttattaaatgggttGTGTTGTTTCAGGTTCAACGGATTAGGCTCAATCAAGCTTGCTGGTGTGAGCCTAGATTGGCAACCCTAATCAACGGAGTCTAACACCAATCTAGTTATCCTTCTCACCAAAAGACTTAAACGTAACTTGATAATACTACAAGAAAGCCTGGaatttttccatattttataTATGGTTGATGGACAATTTTAAGGTTATTAATGTTCCTGTACAAACTAATGCTTTTATTTCTTAGGGATATAATTCTAGCAAGAAAGGTTAGTCTAGATCAGGTTACGTGTAGCTCTATTTTTGAGGAGGATAATACTACgtatatttatttgtttgttttcattatttaaatttcttattttcatcgAGTGATAAAAAGATTAGTACCCAAATAAATAGCATCAAAACCCATCATTTTAATACCAAAAAGGTGGGAAGATACCTTTTATCTTCAGTGGATACATTCCTACTTATATATACACCACACCTACTAAAATTTATTTGTTGGCCAAATAAGTCAGATAAAAGATCTAAAattgatcgaatgatcaaagcattaattattagtttttattcttaaaaACAACTGTGAAATTTCAGGAGTTCTTTTTGCAACCTCAATACCTTAAAACATGTAATAACCACAATAAATCTATAAAAGCCTAGAAAGACCCTCCATAGCcattataaaaatataaggaCATAAAGGACAACCCTATCTAATATATACCTCGAGAATGATCAACATTCCCAAAACAATTTTCTTCTAGTTTAATATATTAGGAGACAAAAAAGACCAAATGCCCAATCAAATCACATTATTTAGAACCAAACCCTAAGAATTTAAAGGTTGTTTTAATCAAACCATTCAAGCCTTTCATAGGCTTTTGATATATCCAATTTGATAGCCATATAACCCTGTTGTTTCTCTTTATGagtttaaataataaatattcttGAGCAATATCTATATTATTAGTTATCTGTCCATTCTTGAGAAGTAGGTACCTATCTATTGAAATAAATTTACGATGATTCACCAATATTTTTGTAATAATTGAATAAGAAACATTGCGTAGGCTTATAGGACgaaaatcttcaatcaattctaggtttttcttttttttcctaacaatgggtatccaggcctttggcctgactagtctcgCGGGCCCATGCTAACCCCACAACAGCATGAATCGGGTCAtatggggttgaatgagaaccattcaactttcactgaaagcagtgaagagcattaaacactcccatgtgagtggcccaaggtgtgcctagtgggagtcaaacttaagacgtccgagtttacggctcatacCAATTTCAATTGATTCTAGGTTAATCTTCTTAGGAACAAGAGTAATGAGAATATGTTTAATACTAAATGGAAGATACTGATTTGTGAAAAAAAGTCCTTCACAAAATACATCAGATCATGTTTTATCAAATCCCAACACATTTGATAAAAATAGCTTGAAATCCATCATAACTAAAAACAATAGATTTAATCTTATTTTCATTAGGAAGAGATAAGAGACAGATTATCATCAACTGATTgacagggaaaataaaattcaataaaagtGGAATCTAAAGGATTAGAATGTTATACATAGCCCCCAACTGATTAACAAATGTTTGAGCAATATCATTCGTATTATCAAACTCTTTCATCACAATCATAAGCAACTAGAATCCTATGTTTCCAAATATTTCGACGAGCCAACCATAGAATGATAGTATCAAGCATTCCTATCCCCATCTCTAACATTATTGCGTCTCaacttttgaaaccaaaacagCTCTTCAGTATTTTAAGAATCACTAATAAGGGTGTCAACTTGTTGGGCTCCTTCGACAGGTACAGGGTGGAACAATTTCATTTGTTTACTTAATCGGGCCTAAGTTGGGTAGTCAAGGTATTGTCTATAATCGGTCGGGCAGGCTtgggctttaattgggctatATGGGCCTTAGATGGGCTACTGGGATATTTAACTTTAAATAGGTCATGCCTAAAATTGTCTCTAAAAGATggaaataccaataaaatgagaatTATACGGCCTTAAAAATCTTAGAAGTTAAAGGCATCAAATTACCTTAAAAACCTTTACTTCATACTTCATGATGGTGGAAGTCAAGAGTACACTGAACAAGGGGTGTCAGCAATCGGGCTTCGTTGGGCTCTTAATTAGCTAGTCCCGATATGGAAATTTTATAGGTATTACACTCTTATCAGGAACAACCGATTATATCTGAGCAGGGCTTAAAtctgacacgtttattaatcagaTTGAATCAAATTAAGCTTCAAACGGTCGGGCTTAGTTGGcatggaattgacacccctattgcCTCTTTTTTTATCAGGTGAAAGATGATGAGcaaataaagaatttttttcgTGCATCCATATAGCCAAAAACAATATTATTCCATTTGTGTAATAAACAACTTCAACTGgccagctttttttttttaaggctcTATTAGGTAGAGtttctccccaaaaaaaaaatccgatcaTGATCAGAACCAATAGCTGGCAATATTTTTAAACAATAAAGAGAAGCAAGTTATCAGCCAGGACATTCTTTAATCAGAATAGGTCCAGGTATAGAAATACTTTCTAAGGTAAAAGAATTAATTATTCTTCTAAAGAGCCTGGGTTGTTAGGGAGTTCAAAGAAGTATGATTGCCACCCAAATTATCCCTTTTAAGATAAATTCCTTTAACATTGGACTCTCTTGCTTTGGGCATGTGGGGTTTGCCGAGTTTAGGGGTGGTGAATTAAATGTATATTTCttgtacacacacacacaaaattttttttttttaaataaatacaaataaaaatcaacataacccaTTGAACACTTGTAATTGAGTGGAGTTCAGCTGGATTGttagattttttaatttttttttataggtagagaGAGGAAGTAAATAACATACAGGAGACTCAAATTCAAGATCATGTGGAGAGCATGGACTTTTTGCCCACCACAGTTCATCAACTATGCTAGACAATTGTTATTGCTGGAGTTCTTTTCTATGCAAAGAGAAAATAGTATACGtgagtggagaaagaaagaaatggagTTCTTTTCTATGCAAAGAGAAAATAGTATACGtgagtggagaaagaaagaaaagaatgaaaaaaaaaccatattcaATCTTCAGAACACAATACAACCCCTCTATTCAACACTACCTCTTTATCTCATAAAAGTTGAATCTACACACTCACTTCTGTAGTTCTATGTTTAGCTTCAGAATTTCTGGTAAACAACATTTCAATCTCTTCCAAAGCCTTTCCCTTAGTCTCAGGAAGAAAGAAGTAAAAGAACAATCCAGCGAAAAATGCAAAACCAGCAAACATAAAGAAAGCTCCACCAATAGTTATAGCTTGATAGATTGATATAAAGCTCATAGAAACTGCAGCATTCATAGCTCTATTAATAGCTACACCAATGCTAGCTCCTTGAGCCCTAAGTCTCAATGGGAATATCTCAGATGTATAAACCCATGTGATTGGTCCAAGCCCAATTGAGAAGAAAgccacatatatatatgtagaaaTAATACTTAAACAAAGAGCCCAAAAGAGCTCCTTTTTGGAATGATCCACCATGGTcaaacaaaaccctaatacTGCTAGTGCTGTGGTTACTCCACTAACACTAATCAACATCATTCTTCTCCTTCCAAACCTGTCTAGGAAGCAAGTAGCAGTTAAGATGAAGATTGCCTTTGTAATCCCAACCCCAACTGTTGCAAGCAAGAGCTTCTGCTTATCCACAATCCCAGCTTTCTTGAAGATTCTTGGACTATACAAAACCACAGCTTCAATACCTGTAAGGTGCTGGAAGAAATGGATCCCACAAGCAGCTAGTAATATCCGGCGAACCGCCGGTGTTGGCCTAATGAATAGTTCTTTCCAGACACCGGCACCGGTGGCTGTCTGGTTAGGTGGATTCACTACATTTTCAGTACAGTTCTCGTCGATCCCGGCGGCTGCCTTAATGTCGATAAACCTAGATTGTGCTTCTCCTTTTGTATCAGAAACCACTAATAACACCTCCTTAGCATCCTTAAGACGGCCTTGCATTACCAACCACCTTGGAGATTCCGGCAATTTAAGGATTCCCAATGCTAATCCGATCGATGGAATGGCGGCGACGCCGAGCATCATACGCCACCCAATCCTCAATGGCAATTTCGAAAAGCCGTAATTAGAGATGTAACCTAGTAAGATGCCAAGACTAATGCAAAGCTCTGGGAGAGAAGAAAGGGCTCCTCGGTGTGCAGAGGATGATATCTCGGTTGAATACACCGGGGCAATCATGAGAGCGAAACCGACACCGATACCGGCGGTGCAACGGCCGGTCATGAGGACTGCGAAGTTAGGGGAGTAGCCCATTAGGATTGCACCTACCATGAAGATGAGAGAGGCTACAACGATTGTGTAACGTCGACCTATCACATCTGAGGTTTTCCCAGCAAGGGCTGAACCTATTAGAGCACATAAGTTTAGGATCCCTGCAAGGATTTCGATCTGGGTATCGTTCAGTTTCAGATCTTCTTTTATGAAGATGTTAGCTCCACTCATGACACCCGTGTCTGTAgcagaaaattatatttt is part of the Macadamia integrifolia cultivar HAES 741 unplaced genomic scaffold, SCU_Mint_v3 scaffold_110A, whole genome shotgun sequence genome and harbors:
- the LOC122070799 gene encoding probable polyol transporter 6, which codes for MAAMEGEGEKEHPKLNKYTLGCAIVASLISIIFGYDTGVMSGANIFIKEDLKLNDTQIEILAGILNLCALIGSALAGKTSDVIGRRYTIVVASLIFMVGAILMGYSPNFAVLMTGRCTAGIGVGFALMIAPVYSTEISSSAHRGALSSLPELCISLGILLGYISNYGFSKLPLRIGWRMMLGVAAIPSIGLALGILKLPESPRWLVMQGRLKDAKEVLLVVSDTKGEAQSRFIDIKAAAGIDENCTENVVNPPNQTATGAGVWKELFIRPTPAVRRILLAACGIHFFQHLTGIEAVVLYSPRIFKKAGIVDKQKLLLATVGVGITKAIFILTATCFLDRFGRRRMMLISVSGVTTALAVLGFCLTMVDHSKKELFWALCLSIISTYIYVAFFSIGLGPITWVYTSEIFPLRLRAQGASIGVAINRAMNAAVSMSFISIYQAITIGGAFFMFAGFAFFAGLFFYFFLPETKGKALEEIEMLFTRNSEAKHRTTEVSV